In Phocoena phocoena chromosome 3, mPhoPho1.1, whole genome shotgun sequence, a single window of DNA contains:
- the LOC136120398 gene encoding LOW QUALITY PROTEIN: zinc finger protein 709-like (The sequence of the model RefSeq protein was modified relative to this genomic sequence to represent the inferred CDS: inserted 3 bases in 2 codons; substituted 1 base at 1 genomic stop codon), whose translation MQETFKNLTSIGEKWEDPDTEDQYENHGTNLSSHMVERLCKNNEGSQYGETFSQISNHNQKKKTGIKLCEFSVCGRIFMRHSSFNRHMTSRTTPKPREYQEYEEKPYKCKECGKAFKHRQSRHTHEKIHTGEKPYDCKKCGKAFKLRQSIQRHERIHTGEKPYECKRCGKAFRYHHNFQKHERTHTGEKPYRCKHCGKALSSLRYCRIHEITHTGEKPYKCKQCGKAFNCPSYFIKHERTHSGLKPYECKQCGKAFSCASYIRRHERTHTGEKPYECKKCGKTFSCSSSFRKHERTHTGEKPYECKQCGKAFSYSRSFRSHERRHSGEKPYKCKNCGKAFSCPNSCRKHERTHSGQKPYVCKECGKAFSYLAKFQRHMMKHTGDGPYKCKDCGKVFDCPNYFCCHERTHSGEKPYKCKECGKAFSFLCCRQIHEKSHTGERPYECQQCGKAFTYLSSIGKHKRTHTGEKPYECKECGKAFIYPSNVQRHMIMHTGDGPCKCKDCGKACICPSSLQAHKNAHTGEKPYQCKTCSKAFSCPSSSQSHEKTHNGEXHYECKECVKAFICPSSFQIHSXHSGEKPYFCKQYGKAFSTLCYIQIHERTRTRQKXECKECGEAFMYHTFPRTHESAHWRETIYVRNVGKP comes from the exons ATGCAGGAAACCTTTAAGAACTTGACCTCAATAG gagaaaaatggGAAGACCCTGATACTGAAGATCAGTATGAAAATCATGGGACAAATCTAAG CAGTCATATGGTAGAGAGACTCTGTAAAAATAATGAAGGTAGTCAGTATGGGGAAACATTTAGCCAAATTTCAAAtcataatcagaaaaagaaaactggaataaaaCTATGTGAATTCAGTGTATGTGGACGAATCTTCATGCGTCATTCATCCTTTAATAGGCACATGACATCTCGCACTACACCCAAACCACGTGAGTATCAGGAATATGAGGAGAAGCCATATAAATgcaaggaatgtgggaaagccttcaagCATCGTCAGTCCAGACATACCCATGAGAAGATtcacactggggagaaaccctatgaTTGTAAgaaatgtgggaaggccttcaagCTTCGCCAGTCTATTCAAAGGCATGAAAGgattcacactggagagaaaccctatgagtgtaaaagatgtggaaaagccttcagaTATCACCACAACTTTCAAAAACATGAACGaactcatactggagagaaaccctatagaTGTAAGCACTGTGGTAAAGCCCTCAGTTCTCTCAGATACTGTCGAATTCATGAAATAAcgcacactggagagaaaccttataaatGTAAGCAATGTGGTAAAGCTTTCAATTGTCCCAGTTACTTTATAAAACATGAGAGAACTCATAGTGGATTGAAACCATATGAATGCAAGCAGTGTGGTAAAGCCTTCAGTTGTGCCAGTTACATTCGAAGACATGAAAGGACACATACTGGAGAAAAGCCCTATGAATGTAAAAAATGTGGTAAAACGTTTAGTTGTTCAAGTTCCTTTCGAAAGCATGAGAGaactcatactggagagaaaccctatgaatgtaagcaATGTGGTAAAGCCTTCAGTTATTCCAGATCCTTTCGAAGTCATGAAAGgagacacagtggagaaaagcccTATAAGTgtaaaaattgtggtaaagcTTTTAGTTGTCCAAATTCCTGTCGAAAACATGAGAGGACTCATTCTGGACAGAAACCCTATgtatgtaaggaatgtgggaaagccttcagttATCTTGCCAAATTTCAAAGACACATGATGAAGCATACTGGAGATGGACCTTATAAATGTAAAGACTGTGGGAAAGTCTTTGATTGTCCCAATTACTTTTGTTGTCATGAAAGGACTCACAGTGGAGAAAAGCCATATAAGTGTAAGGAATGTGGTAAGGCCTTCAGTTTTCTATGTTGTCgtcaaatacatgaaaaaagtCATACTGGGGAGAGGCCCTATGAATGTCAGCAATGTGGTAAAGCCTTCACTTATCTCAGTTCCattggaaaacacaaaagaactcatactggagagaaaccctatgaatgtaaggaatgtggaaaggCCTTTATTTATCCCTCAAATGTTCAAAGACACATGATAATGCATACTGGTGATGGACCTTGCAAATGTAAGGATTGTGGGAAAGCGTGTATTTGTCCCAGTTCTTTACAAGCACATAAAAACGctcacactggagaaaaaccctatcAATGTAAAACTTGTAGTAAAGCCTTCAGTTGTCCCAGTTCTTCTCAAAGCCATGAAAAAACTCATAATGGAGAATAGCactatgaatgtaaggaatgtgtgAAAGCCTTTATTTGTCCCAGTTCATTCCAAATACATAG TCACAGTGGAGAGAAACCGTATTTTTGCAAACAGTATGGCAAAGCTTTCAGCACTCTCTGTTATATTCAGATACATGAAAGAACTCGTACTAGACAGA ctgaatgtaaggaatgtggggaAGCCTTCATGTATCACACGTTTCCAAGGACACATGAGAGtgcacactggagagaaactatatatgtaaggaatgtgggaaagccttaa
- the LOC136120397 gene encoding LOW QUALITY PROTEIN: zinc finger protein 791-like (The sequence of the model RefSeq protein was modified relative to this genomic sequence to represent the inferred CDS: substituted 1 base at 1 genomic stop codon) has translation MGQGWVEGSALSRTKDENGAGPLLQMSFRLFCSALTCSGGWSRGKDAGRPRKPRNGECAAPGSGDGAEGLVGSVRNRPLRGQLRSLRTRIHRERRADLSPLRFAACGLSRQPGPGPCGWRLQPDPGAPLGNSAPAAPCLFQIDSLAIEDVVVNFTLEEWALLDPSQKKLYRDVMQEIFWNLASVGKKWEYHDIGDXYKNQGGNLRSPMVERLFERKDSSSCGEHFSLIPSLNLKKKTTGLKPCECSACGKVFMDHSSLTRHMKCHIEREPGKFQKYEKPYKCKACGKAFTWLITFQKHMITHNGDGPYKCKECEKVFVNPSSLKIHERSHTGEKPYQCKQCGKAFSYYCSLRVHGRTHTGEKPYECKQCGKAFSCHESIQTHERIHTGEKPYQCKHCEKAYRYHSSLRTHERSHTGEKPYQCKQCGKAFQCKQTFRAHERSHGGEKPYECKQCGKGFSYFSSFQIHKWHHTGEKPYVCKTCSKALSSATSLRNHARTHTAEKPYECKECGKAYTWHKTFQYHMITHTRDGPYKCEECEKVFLNPSSLKIHEKSHTGEKPYQCKQCGKSFSSQKGFQMHERTHTGEKPYECKMCGKTCTWYKTFQYHMITHTRDGPYKCKECEKVFINPSSLKIHEWSHTGEKPYQCKQCGLSFSSQKGLQNHERNHTGEKPYECKEYGKALFFTSSSQRHEKTHTREKRYVCKTCSKAFSTHSSLRNHARTHIGENPYECKICGKTFSSTYVQVHERTHTGEKPYQCQECGKAYISLSSI, from the exons atggggcagggatgGGTGGAAGGTTCAGCGCTGTCAAGGACCAAAGATGAAAATGGAGCCGGCCCTTTACTACAGATG AGCTTCCGTCTCTTCTGTTCCGCTCTGACCTGCTCTGGTGGTTGGAGTCGAGGGAAGGACGCAGGAAGACCTAGGAAACCTCGCAATGGTGAGTGTGCTGCCCCGGGGAGCGGAGACGGGGCGGAGGGACTGGTCGGAAGCGTCCGGAACCGGCCTCTTCGCGGTCAACTCCGGAGTCTGCGGACCCGAATCCACCGGGAGCGCCGCGCGGACCTCAGTCCCCTCCGATTTGCAGCGTGCGGGCTGAGCCGGCAGCCGGGACCCGGTCCATGCGGGTGGCGTCTTCAGCCCGACCCCGGAGCCCCTCTGGGCAACTCTGCACCCGCAGCCCCGTGTCTCTTCCAGATT GACTCATTGGCTATTGAGGATGTGGTTGTGAACTTCACCCTGGAGGAGTGGGCTTTGCTGGATCCTTCACAAAAGAAACTCTACAGAGATGTGATGCAGGAAATCTTCTGGAACCTGGCCTCAGTAG gaaaaaaatgggaatatcATGACATTGGAGATTAGTATAAAAACCAGGGGGGAAACCTAAG AAGTCCTATGGTAGAGAGACTCTTTGAACGTAAAGACAGTAGTTCCTGTGGAGAACACTTCAGCCTTATTCCATCTCTCAATCTGAAGAAGAAAACTACTGGACTAAAACCATGTGAATGCAGTGCATGTGGAAAAGTCTTCATGGATCATTCATCCCTTACTAGACACATGAAATGTCACATTGAACGTGAACCGGGAAAGTTTCAAAAATATG aaaaaccctataaGTGTAAGgcatgtgggaaagccttcacaTGGCTCATAACCTTTCAAAAACACATGATAACACACAATGGAGATGGAccttataaatgtaaagaatgtgagaaggtatttgttaatcccagttctcttaaaatacatgaaaggagtcacactggggagaaaccctatCAATGTAAACAATGTGGCAAAGCCTTCAGTTATTACTGTTCCTTACGAGTACATGGaagaactcacactggagagaaaccctatgaatgtaaacaGTGTGGAAAAGCCTTTAGTTGTCATGAAAGCattcaaacacatgaaagaattcacacaggagagaaaccctatcaATGTAAACACTGTGAGAAAGCCTACAGATACCACAGTTCTCTTCGAACCCATGAAAGGagtcacactggagagaaaccttaccaGTGTAAACAGTGTGGAAAAGCCTTTCAATGTAAACAAACCTTTCGAGCACATGAAAGGAGTCACggaggagagaaaccctatgaatgtaagcaGTGTGGTAAAGGCTTCAGTTATTTCAGTTCCTTCCAAATACACAAATGGcatcacactggagagaaaccgtaTGTGTGTAAAACATGTTCTAAAGCATTGAGTAGTGCCACTTCTCTTCGAAATCATGCAAGAACCCACACTGCTGAAAAGCCCTATgagtgtaaggaatgtgggaaagcctacaCCTGGCACAAAACCTTCCAATATCACATGATAACACATACTAGAGATGGACCTTATAAATGTGAAGAGTGTGAGAAAGTATTCCTTAATCCTAGTTCtctaaaaatacatgaaaagagtcacactggggagaaaccctatCAATGTAAACAATGTGGTAAAAGTTTTAGTTCTCAAAAAGGTTTCCAAATGCATGAAAGAACCCAtactggagaaaaaccctatgagtGTAAAATGTGTGGGAAAACCTGTACATGGTACAAAACCTTCCAATATCACATGATAACACACACTAGAGATGGAccttataaatgtaaagaatgtgAGAAAGTGTTCATTAATCCCAGTTCTCTTAAAATCCATGAATGGagtcacactggagagaaaccctatcaATGTAAACAATGTGGTTTAAGTTTTAGTTCTCAAAAAGGTTTACAAAATCATGAAAGAAAtcacactggagaaaaaccctatgaatgtaaggaataTGGGAAAGCATTGTTTTTTACCAGTTCTTCTCAAAGACATGAAAAGACTCACACTAGAGAGAAACGGTATGTGTGTAAAACATGTTCTAAAGCATTTAGTACTCACAGTTCTCTTCGAAATCATGCAAGAACCCACATTGGAGAAAACCCCTATGAATGTAAAATATGTGGGAAAACGTTCAGTTCCACCTATGTTCAAGTGCATGAAAGaactcatactggagagaaaccctatcaatgtcaggaatgtgggaaagcctacaTTTCTCTGTCAAGCATTTGA